From the Primulina tabacum isolate GXHZ01 chromosome 15, ASM2559414v2, whole genome shotgun sequence genome, one window contains:
- the LOC142528012 gene encoding putative purine permease 10 isoform X2: MGTTAQELQPDINNGLRDGVESSNLARTAETNHPTSSFPFLKQYKWWIQVAVFSFFVLAGQNLGVLLGRVYFTKGGNSKWMGTLVQVTGFPILFPFQWFMKTDKDQTEVTTRNPSSPLNLVSVYLCLGIFLAGDAMLYTIGLQYLPVTTYTLICASQLGFNAVFSFFLNRQKFSPYIVNSLVILTISSVLLVFQSDPGDSNKASKTKYIIGFLCTLGASAGYGLMLSLTQLAFQKIIKKETLSAVVDMSIYQCVVATFVVIIGLFASGEWNTLDREMDRFESGKVSYVMNLFWTAVSWQIFLVGCIGLIFKISSLFSNVISILGLPVAPILAVIFLQDKLTGLKAISMILAIWGFVSYMYHHYLEEMKMKQKKENDDIEEVSLTQRLG, from the exons ATGGGAACTACAGCTCAAGAGCTGCAACCAGACATCAATAACG GTTTAAGAGATGGAGTGGAAAGTTCGAATTTGGCAAGAACTGCAGAAACCAACCACCCAACTTCCAGCTTCCCATTTCTTAAACAGTACAAATGGTGGATTCAAGTGGCCGTATTCTCATTCTTCGTCTTGGCGGGTCAAAATTTGGGTGTACTGTTGGGTCGGGTCTACTTTACCAAAGGTGGAAACAGCAAATGGATGGGTACATTAGTACAAGTTACAGGATTCCCCATTCTCTTCCCTTTCCAGTGGTTCATGAAAACCGATAAAGACCAAACGGAAGTCACAACAAGAAATCCTTCTTCCCCCTTGAATCTTGTTTCAGTGTACCTCTGCTTAGGGATATTCTTAGCAGGAGATGCCATGTTATACACAATTGGGCTCCAATATTTACCTGTCACTACATATACTTTGATTTGTGCAAGCCAATTAGGATTCAATGCCGTCTTCTCCTTTTTCTTGAACAGACAAAAGTTCAGCCCATACATAGTCAACTCGTTAGTTATCCTAACCATATCCTCCGTGCTACTAGTGTTCCAATCTGACCCTGGAGACTCGAATAAAGCATCGAAAACGAAGTATATTATCGGGTTTTTATGCACCCTCGGTGCATCAGCTGGATACGGGCTAATGCTGTCCCTCACGCAGCTCGCCTTCCAGAAGATAATCAAGAAAGAAACCCTTAGTGCTGTCGTTGATATGTCTATCTACCAATGCGTGGTCGCGACATTTGTGGTCATAATCGGGCTTTTTGCTAGCGGGGAGTGGAATACACTAGACAGAGaaatggacagatttgaatctGGAAAGGTTTCTTATGTGATGAACTTGTTTTGGACAGCTGTTTCTTGGCAGATATTTCTTGTAGGTTGTATTGGCCTGATTTTTAAGATCTCATCGTTGTTTTCCAATGTCATCAGCATTCTTGGGCTACCGGTAGCCCCTATATTGGCCGTGATTTTTCTGCAGGATAAACTCACCGGATTGAAGGCCATATCGATGATATTGGCAATATGGGGGTTTGTGTCCTATATGTACCACCATTATctggaggagatgaagatgaagcagaaaaaggaaaatgatgatattgaagAAGTTTCCCTAACTCAAAGACTTGGATAG
- the LOC142526182 gene encoding purine permease 21-like — protein sequence IRLKKIQQRNHSLQSSLLCTTIFLIFFCIKNCYPVDDLPVQETKQTILEFHGDGNINSTKTFSKLQQHKRWFHLAIFSILVLCGQLTATLLGRLYYEKGGKSKYIAALVQSAGFPILLPFLYITSRKNPTTDSNLSMKLSLAALYVIFGTFLALDCLLYAVGLKYLPASTFSLICASQLGINAFFSYFLNSQKLTPYVLNSILLLTTSSVLLVLQSDSTGPSTEGKYVLGFICTLSGAAGYALQTSLAQRAYGKVLKRQTIEEILNVIFYESLVTSCTLLVGLFVSGEWKTLNAEMQEFQLGKKSYVMTLVWTALAWQLFSIGLVALILKVSSLFANVVSTVNVPVIPILAVVVFQDKMTGIKIVAMILAIWGSISYVYQQYLDDTKSKEEYKIPHQENETSTA from the coding sequence attagattaaaaaaaattcaacaacGCAATCATTCTCTGCAATCCTCTTTGTTGTGCaccacaatttttttaatttttttttgtatcaaGAATTGTTATCCTGTTGATGATTTACCAGTTCAAGAAACTAAACAAACAATTCTAGAGTTCCATGGAGATGGAAATATCAACTCTACCAAGACGTTCTCCAAGCTTCAACAACACAAGAGGTGGTTCCATCTAGCCATTTTTTCAATTCTTGTGCTCTGTGGGCAATTAACTGCAACACTTCTCGGAAGACTGTACTATGAAAAAGGAGGCAAAAGCAAGTACATCGCAGCGCTTGTGCAGTCTGCTGGATTTCCTATCCTCCTTCCTTTCCTTTACATAACATCGAGGAAAAATCCCACGACAGATTCAAACTTGTCCATGAAATTATCCTTGGCAGCTCTATACGTAATTTTTGGCACTTTTCTTGCACTAGATTGCTTGTTATATGCAGTTGGGCTTAAGTACCTACCTGCGTCCACATTTTCCCTGATTTGTGCAAGCCAGTTGGGAATCAACGCTTTTTTTTCCTACTTTCTCAATTCTCAGAAACTCACTCCCTATGTATTGAATTCAATTTTGCTTCTCACAACGTCTTCCGTACTTCTTGTGCTACAATCTGACTCAACAGGTCCTTCTACAGAAGGAAAGTATGTGTTAGGGTTTATTTGCACCCTCAGTGGTGCTGCTGGATACGCGTTACAGACATCACTAGCCCAGAGGGCTTATGGAAAGGTGCTAAAACGGCAAACGATAGAAGAAATCTTGAATGTTATATTTTACGAATCACTGGTGACATCTTGCACTCTTTTAGTTGGCCTTTTTGTCAGTGGAGAATGGAAGACATTGAATGCGGAGATGCAGGAGTTTCAACTAGGCAAGAAATCCTACGTGATGACTTTGGTATGGACAGCATTAGCTTGGCAGCTTTTTTCAATTGGTTTGGTGGCTCTAATTCTGAAGGTCTCTTCCCTGTTTGCTAATGTTGTCAGTACTGTGAATGTGCCGGTCATTCCAATATTAGCAGTTGTGGTTTTCCAAGACAAGATGACAGGGATTAAAATTGTGGCAATGATCTTGGCTATCTGGGGCTCTATATCGTATGTTTATCAGCAATATCTCGATGATACAAAGTCCAAGGAAGAATATAAAATTCCCCACCAAGAGAATGAAACCTCCACAGCTTAA
- the LOC142528012 gene encoding putative purine permease 10 isoform X1: MGTTAQELQPDINNALGLRDGVESSNLARTAETNHPTSSFPFLKQYKWWIQVAVFSFFVLAGQNLGVLLGRVYFTKGGNSKWMGTLVQVTGFPILFPFQWFMKTDKDQTEVTTRNPSSPLNLVSVYLCLGIFLAGDAMLYTIGLQYLPVTTYTLICASQLGFNAVFSFFLNRQKFSPYIVNSLVILTISSVLLVFQSDPGDSNKASKTKYIIGFLCTLGASAGYGLMLSLTQLAFQKIIKKETLSAVVDMSIYQCVVATFVVIIGLFASGEWNTLDREMDRFESGKVSYVMNLFWTAVSWQIFLVGCIGLIFKISSLFSNVISILGLPVAPILAVIFLQDKLTGLKAISMILAIWGFVSYMYHHYLEEMKMKQKKENDDIEEVSLTQRLG, encoded by the exons ATGGGAACTACAGCTCAAGAGCTGCAACCAGACATCAATAACG CACTAGGTTTAAGAGATGGAGTGGAAAGTTCGAATTTGGCAAGAACTGCAGAAACCAACCACCCAACTTCCAGCTTCCCATTTCTTAAACAGTACAAATGGTGGATTCAAGTGGCCGTATTCTCATTCTTCGTCTTGGCGGGTCAAAATTTGGGTGTACTGTTGGGTCGGGTCTACTTTACCAAAGGTGGAAACAGCAAATGGATGGGTACATTAGTACAAGTTACAGGATTCCCCATTCTCTTCCCTTTCCAGTGGTTCATGAAAACCGATAAAGACCAAACGGAAGTCACAACAAGAAATCCTTCTTCCCCCTTGAATCTTGTTTCAGTGTACCTCTGCTTAGGGATATTCTTAGCAGGAGATGCCATGTTATACACAATTGGGCTCCAATATTTACCTGTCACTACATATACTTTGATTTGTGCAAGCCAATTAGGATTCAATGCCGTCTTCTCCTTTTTCTTGAACAGACAAAAGTTCAGCCCATACATAGTCAACTCGTTAGTTATCCTAACCATATCCTCCGTGCTACTAGTGTTCCAATCTGACCCTGGAGACTCGAATAAAGCATCGAAAACGAAGTATATTATCGGGTTTTTATGCACCCTCGGTGCATCAGCTGGATACGGGCTAATGCTGTCCCTCACGCAGCTCGCCTTCCAGAAGATAATCAAGAAAGAAACCCTTAGTGCTGTCGTTGATATGTCTATCTACCAATGCGTGGTCGCGACATTTGTGGTCATAATCGGGCTTTTTGCTAGCGGGGAGTGGAATACACTAGACAGAGaaatggacagatttgaatctGGAAAGGTTTCTTATGTGATGAACTTGTTTTGGACAGCTGTTTCTTGGCAGATATTTCTTGTAGGTTGTATTGGCCTGATTTTTAAGATCTCATCGTTGTTTTCCAATGTCATCAGCATTCTTGGGCTACCGGTAGCCCCTATATTGGCCGTGATTTTTCTGCAGGATAAACTCACCGGATTGAAGGCCATATCGATGATATTGGCAATATGGGGGTTTGTGTCCTATATGTACCACCATTATctggaggagatgaagatgaagcagaaaaaggaaaatgatgatattgaagAAGTTTCCCTAACTCAAAGACTTGGATAG